In the genome of Opitutia bacterium KCR 482, one region contains:
- a CDS encoding EF-hand domain-containing protein, whose translation MRKLLSSTLTLLLLAAAAYADDAQNAAKGGDDEIRSAFSKLDVETRIRLMKKFDKDGDGRLSPEERKEAMEAMKGKAADLESLRQKHVEDVMNRFDKDGDGKLDKSELAGFLEEQRKMFDEQRRRMGPPRKFQPPKEILAKYDKNGDGKIDAEERRAMFKDARERREKLVKKYDKNGDGILDDSEREALIKDPEVQNMMKRMLSRPLPPPPRD comes from the coding sequence ATGCGAAAACTTTTAAGCTCAACCCTGACCCTCCTGCTTCTCGCGGCCGCCGCGTATGCCGACGACGCGCAAAACGCGGCAAAGGGCGGCGACGACGAAATCAGAAGCGCGTTCTCAAAGCTCGACGTCGAGACCAGAATCAGGCTGATGAAAAAATTCGACAAAGACGGCGACGGACGCCTCAGCCCCGAAGAGCGCAAAGAGGCGATGGAGGCGATGAAAGGCAAAGCCGCCGATTTGGAGTCGCTTAGGCAAAAGCACGTCGAGGACGTCATGAACCGCTTCGACAAAGACGGCGACGGAAAGCTCGACAAGTCCGAGCTTGCGGGCTTCCTCGAAGAACAGCGCAAGATGTTCGACGAACAGCGGCGCAGAATGGGCCCGCCGCGCAAATTCCAGCCCCCGAAGGAAATCCTCGCCAAGTACGACAAAAACGGCGACGGGAAAATCGACGCCGAGGAGCGCCGCGCCATGTTCAAGGACGCCCGCGAACGCCGCGAAAAGCTCGTCAAAAAATACGACAAAAACGGCGACGGCATTTTGGACGACTCCGAACGCGAGGCGTTAATCAAAGACCCCGAAGTGCAGAACATGATGAAGCGCATGCTTTCGCGCCCGCTTCCGCCGCCTCCGAGGGATTAG
- a CDS encoding thioredoxin fold domain-containing protein, translated as MKKISKKTYFLLAAISTLLGAAACPAAENPAAASTPAATAKSDAKTLEDIAEKDFEKALAEAKKDGKVLMLEFTGSQWCPPCKMLHKYVLNTDKFLKHAKDKLKVVVADFERNGNPRDAANAAQYAKLADTYELTGFPTIILINPQSGYIEKIVGFQIQSPEEMIAKTEEVAKAKK; from the coding sequence ATGAAAAAAATATCTAAAAAAACATATTTCCTTTTGGCGGCAATTTCCACATTGCTGGGCGCGGCGGCGTGCCCAGCGGCAGAAAACCCCGCGGCGGCGTCAACGCCCGCGGCTACGGCGAAATCGGACGCAAAAACATTGGAGGACATCGCCGAAAAAGACTTCGAAAAGGCTCTTGCCGAAGCGAAAAAAGACGGCAAGGTTCTCATGCTCGAATTTACGGGGTCGCAGTGGTGCCCGCCCTGCAAAATGCTCCACAAATACGTGCTGAACACCGACAAGTTTTTGAAGCACGCAAAGGACAAGCTCAAAGTTGTCGTTGCCGACTTCGAAAGGAACGGCAATCCGCGCGACGCCGCCAACGCCGCGCAATACGCAAAACTTGCCGACACCTATGAGCTTACGGGCTTCCCGACGATAATTTTGATAAATCCGCAATCGGGCTATATCGAGAAAATCGTGGGATTCCAAATACAGTCGCCCGAAGAGATGATTGCAAAGACTGAAGAGGTCGCAAAGGCGAAGAAGTAG
- a CDS encoding HAD family hydrolase, with protein MKNAFIFDFDGTLGETEELVIAAICAAYRDFGLSAPSRDEIVSHFGPNELGLFKVLRPADGEKFFERYLAHYAELAKQYSPAPFDGIKDVLETLYKNSVPMAIVTGKCRKSLLISLAVYGITDYFSALECGSESGVVKPEKIRNVLERWNAAETLGKVYYVGDIVSDVLNSLKAGVIPLSAAWSKHADVNALRKSPTSKVFESVADFAQWVRENAL; from the coding sequence ATGAAAAACGCTTTTATATTCGACTTCGACGGGACTCTCGGCGAGACGGAGGAACTTGTAATTGCCGCAATTTGCGCGGCATACCGCGATTTCGGGCTTTCAGCACCCTCGCGCGACGAGATTGTTTCGCATTTCGGCCCGAACGAGTTGGGACTGTTCAAAGTGTTGCGCCCCGCCGACGGCGAAAAATTCTTCGAACGCTATTTGGCGCACTATGCGGAGCTTGCAAAGCAGTATTCGCCCGCGCCGTTTGACGGCATAAAAGACGTGCTTGAAACGCTTTACAAAAACTCCGTCCCCATGGCGATTGTTACGGGCAAATGCCGCAAGTCTCTTTTAATATCGCTTGCCGTATACGGCATAACGGACTATTTTTCCGCGCTGGAATGCGGAAGCGAGAGCGGCGTTGTCAAACCCGAAAAAATCCGCAACGTTTTGGAGCGCTGGAACGCCGCCGAAACGCTCGGCAAAGTCTACTATGTGGGCGACATTGTAAGCGACGTGCTAAACTCGTTGAAAGCTGGCGTCATACCGCTTTCCGCCGCGTGGTCGAAACACGCCGACGTTAACGCCCTGCGGAAGTCGCCCACAAGCAAGGTGTTTGAATCTGTTGCGGATTTCGCGCAATGGGTTCGCGAAAACGCGCTGTAA
- a CDS encoding type II toxin-antitoxin system RelE/ParE family toxin: MYQVTFSNQSMSELNKLDKLTQLEIIESFGALTAEQLESGLPEIGKIRRGSKVFYRLRTGDYRIYFEVIEETQTLHAHYILHQHTLADFVFRFKLPFKEETMFEQEDNFWRYLESLKK, from the coding sequence ATGTACCAAGTGACGTTCAGCAACCAAAGCATGTCGGAGCTTAACAAGCTCGACAAGCTCACCCAGTTGGAGATTATCGAATCTTTCGGGGCGTTGACCGCCGAACAGCTCGAAAGCGGGCTGCCCGAAATCGGGAAAATCCGCCGCGGCTCGAAAGTCTTTTACAGGCTCAGAACCGGAGACTACCGCATTTACTTCGAGGTAATCGAGGAAACGCAGACGCTCCACGCCCACTATATTCTCCACCAACATACTCTCGCCGACTTCGTGTTCCGATTCAAGCTCCCCTTCAAGGAGGAGACCATGTTCGAGCAGGAGGACAATTTCTGGCGTTATCTCGAATCCCTGAAAAAATGA
- a CDS encoding glycoside hydrolase family 43 protein — translation MLKNISTAGIAAALFLCGCATEKFGGVNSADYVKNSGFESGKVLLDENGRAVNAHGAGFIFDGGRYYMFGEHKLGGTLGNKALAGVHCYSSADLYNWRDEGLALEMSKDPESPIIVGTVLERPKVVFNKKTGKYVMFAHLEERKGATAKSPKLEDILKERPNYRAAKIAIAVSDKVEGPYKFLRALRPNAGKYPVGWEGKLKAVRTLLDSKHPNWDAPDKALSLSSQIMDGHIFLRDFPNGQMSRDMTVFVDDDAKAYLITASEENATLHIHELTDDYLDFTGKFTRALVGGLNEAPAVFKKDGKYFMFTSYCTGWAPNPGRLSVADSMLGEWKQVGNPCRGAGQPADRTYPEAKADTTFRSQSTYVIPVEGKKDAFIYVGDRWLPNDAIDGRYIFLPVEWENGLPVIRWHASWNLSFFDKAR, via the coding sequence ATGCTTAAAAATATATCGACTGCGGGGATTGCGGCCGCGCTCTTTTTGTGCGGCTGCGCGACTGAAAAATTCGGCGGGGTAAACTCCGCCGACTATGTGAAAAATTCGGGCTTCGAATCGGGGAAAGTTCTGCTCGACGAAAACGGCAGGGCGGTAAACGCGCACGGCGCGGGCTTCATTTTCGACGGCGGCAGATACTACATGTTCGGCGAGCACAAGCTCGGCGGCACGCTCGGCAACAAGGCTCTGGCGGGAGTCCACTGCTACTCGTCCGCCGACCTCTACAACTGGCGCGACGAAGGCCTTGCGCTGGAAATGTCGAAAGACCCCGAATCGCCGATTATCGTGGGGACTGTGCTTGAACGCCCGAAAGTTGTGTTCAACAAAAAGACGGGCAAGTACGTCATGTTCGCGCACCTCGAAGAGCGCAAGGGCGCGACTGCGAAATCGCCGAAGCTTGAAGACATCTTGAAGGAAAGACCGAACTACCGCGCGGCGAAAATCGCAATCGCGGTTTCCGACAAAGTCGAAGGCCCTTATAAATTCCTGCGGGCGTTGCGCCCGAATGCGGGAAAGTACCCCGTCGGCTGGGAGGGCAAGCTCAAAGCCGTCCGCACGCTGCTCGATTCAAAGCACCCGAACTGGGACGCCCCCGACAAAGCCCTTTCGCTTTCAAGCCAAATCATGGACGGGCATATTTTCCTGCGCGACTTTCCCAACGGGCAGATGTCGCGCGACATGACGGTTTTTGTCGACGACGACGCCAAGGCATACCTCATCACCGCGTCCGAAGAAAACGCAACCCTCCATATCCACGAGCTTACCGACGACTACCTCGACTTCACGGGCAAATTCACGCGCGCGCTCGTCGGCGGGCTTAACGAAGCCCCCGCCGTATTCAAGAAAGACGGCAAGTATTTCATGTTCACCTCTTACTGCACAGGCTGGGCGCCCAACCCCGGACGCCTCAGCGTGGCGGACTCCATGCTCGGCGAATGGAAGCAGGTCGGCAATCCCTGCCGCGGCGCGGGCCAGCCCGCCGACAGAACCTACCCCGAAGCAAAGGCGGACACAACTTTCCGCTCGCAAAGCACATACGTTATCCCCGTGGAGGGCAAAAAGGACGCGTTCATCTACGTCGGCGACAGGTGGCTACCGAACGACGCAATCGACGGCCGCTACATTTTCCTCCCCGTCGAATGGGAAAACGGACTGCCCGTCATAAGGTGGCATGCCTCGTGGAATTTGTCTTTCTTCGACAAGGCGCGTTAA
- a CDS encoding C-GCAxxG-C-C family (seleno)protein, with translation MDRKSKALDKFRKPYSCAQTVYAAYASDSPDDLAEMAANSGGRAPDNMCGALYAALKILPEGRREAAKAKFAKLAGSTKCREIKTQFGTPCPKCVEIAADILENQ, from the coding sequence ATGGATAGAAAATCGAAAGCATTGGATAAATTCCGCAAACCGTATTCGTGCGCCCAGACCGTGTACGCCGCGTACGCCTCCGACTCTCCCGACGACCTCGCCGAAATGGCGGCAAACAGCGGCGGGCGCGCTCCCGACAACATGTGCGGGGCATTGTACGCCGCGCTGAAAATCCTGCCCGAAGGGCGGCGCGAAGCCGCAAAGGCGAAATTTGCCAAGCTCGCAGGCTCTACAAAATGCCGCGAAATCAAAACGCAGTTCGGCACTCCCTGCCCAAAGTGCGTTGAAATCGCCGCCGATATTCTCGAAAACCAGTAG
- the rph gene encoding ribonuclease PH translates to MENESLKSAELRADGRTAEQTREIKFETGIAANATGSVLVSFGNTRVICAATVEKRVPSWLNSAVPPKGWISAEYAMLPYSTLSRKPRASSANKVDGRSVEIQRLIGRSIRAVADLEKIPNTTIWLDCDVLQADGGTRTASISGAYVAAKIAVKKLIAAGELEADPFTDSVAAVSVGVCGGKPVLDLPYEEDSVAEVDSNIVMTGSGKFVEIQASGEEATFDADELARLISLAKIGIEKISKLQNDAIENG, encoded by the coding sequence ATGGAAAATGAAAGTCTAAAATCGGCTGAATTGCGCGCCGACGGCAGAACCGCCGAGCAGACGCGCGAAATCAAATTCGAAACGGGCATTGCCGCCAACGCGACGGGTTCGGTTCTCGTGTCGTTCGGGAACACGCGGGTAATCTGCGCGGCGACTGTCGAAAAGCGCGTGCCGTCGTGGCTGAATTCGGCGGTTCCGCCCAAGGGCTGGATTAGCGCGGAATACGCAATGCTTCCGTACTCCACGCTTTCGCGCAAGCCGCGGGCGTCGTCGGCGAACAAGGTGGACGGCAGGTCGGTCGAAATCCAGAGGCTCATCGGGCGCTCGATTCGCGCGGTTGCCGACCTCGAAAAAATCCCGAACACGACGATTTGGCTCGACTGCGACGTGCTCCAGGCCGATGGCGGAACGCGCACGGCGTCTATTAGCGGCGCGTATGTGGCGGCGAAAATCGCGGTCAAAAAGCTAATAGCCGCGGGCGAGCTTGAAGCCGACCCCTTTACCGACTCCGTCGCCGCCGTGAGCGTGGGCGTCTGCGGCGGCAAGCCCGTGCTCGACCTGCCCTACGAAGAGGACAGTGTCGCCGAGGTCGATTCGAACATCGTGATGACGGGTTCGGGCAAATTCGTCGAAATTCAGGCGAGCGGCGAAGAGGCTACTTTCGACGCCGACGAGCTTGCCCGCCTTATCTCCCTCGCGAAAATCGGCATAGAGAAAATCTCCAAACTTCAAAACGATGCAATAGAAAATGGATAG
- a CDS encoding tetratricopeptide repeat protein, which yields MIFNRQILKGAAVAVLALLASVRAASAQQVAQMGTTDLKNEASALVDEKKYIEARPYILELVKRIKDSDDQNLKKELEQMYYFEAFGYLQEYNGTPSKNLMNKAIAGFDKVIKEFPTGQYADSAIKTKASCYEMLGQFDKAVSTREILLSKPYVDKLNRNEQFAIVKKIATSLYNQRQWKAGKKWFERMLNTAVLPEDKVFAASGLIQAACAQKDYETVKKYFPYLVIDAPARSDIALNYALLLAGDDLVKKEKFSEASVFYNMVLSRDTIVNNLKRFLEKAQKRLERAQRVSADSPAVQELTAQVATLEAYIAAMAPVEDYTADLMARNARNYMLTERDFESFWSYWQMLKTYPNHQSIEDFYMAAIVGAFKIGKSDVMFKLCEEYVKNYPDGTYVKAVELQIAQYYLKKKDYPAFFQLAKKFIAENPDEPPYSQDFIFLMGKTWLDMQKYDELTKTFEKYAKDNPDTAISEGCLYWSGIAYLAKGDFKNAMRVLVRMIDDFPNGMYAEDGMYRRGVAAFGAGDFNIARDTLEDFTARYANSQLRGEVEFFLGDIYANNAEAELAMKHYMNVEKYTKNQSFIDNAYTQAAKLLHNLEKYDEEIALMDSYLAKFPKGICSEASFNKAKALEINGLASDALALYGSAIEKYGAVKTDDGVDKMILDYDRMYKENEAKLAATVEFLKKLMADKALLQDMVAVPAKRYRYFQDNPKIDKRLYEKFKRDKAFDEKLYTDKTVLQKLLDRYTAQIAKYPKGGTEKVFGEMLKRAKAAKNDTLVYRLMMGLDSIGKPVKDDKMFNADDIKKASVRTLVWISNVNEKYGAEPARKALKEAIDRDEFEYLIDALFASAQLEQRFAAKGQGKWEDAVKFYEEVEDQFPSDPRAAEAVLRKAEVLTKLGKRAAAIKCYEQILKSPSWRGEAYAEALYRLGTIAKHDKKPDTALMYFDRCYLGYANCYKWTGKALLSAAQLLANRNEIAKAKELCDEFLDNKLNEQSPDYAEIKQFRKTL from the coding sequence ATGATATTTAACAGACAAATACTTAAAGGCGCGGCAGTCGCGGTGCTCGCATTGCTTGCGTCGGTACGCGCGGCTTCGGCGCAACAGGTCGCCCAAATGGGTACGACCGACTTGAAAAACGAGGCGAGCGCGCTCGTCGACGAAAAGAAATACATAGAGGCGCGCCCCTATATTCTCGAACTCGTCAAGCGCATCAAGGATTCCGACGACCAGAATCTGAAAAAAGAGCTTGAGCAGATGTATTACTTCGAGGCGTTCGGCTATTTGCAGGAATACAACGGCACGCCCTCGAAAAACCTCATGAACAAGGCAATCGCGGGCTTCGACAAGGTCATAAAGGAATTCCCCACGGGGCAGTATGCCGATTCGGCAATCAAAACAAAGGCGTCTTGCTACGAAATGCTCGGTCAGTTCGACAAGGCGGTCTCCACGCGCGAAATTCTGCTCTCCAAGCCCTATGTCGATAAACTCAACCGCAACGAGCAGTTTGCAATCGTAAAGAAAATCGCCACAAGCCTCTATAACCAACGCCAGTGGAAAGCCGGCAAAAAATGGTTCGAGAGAATGCTCAACACGGCGGTTCTGCCAGAAGACAAGGTTTTCGCCGCGTCGGGTCTGATTCAGGCGGCGTGCGCCCAAAAAGACTACGAAACCGTTAAAAAATACTTCCCGTATCTTGTTATAGACGCTCCCGCGCGAAGCGACATCGCCCTCAACTACGCGCTACTGCTCGCGGGCGACGACCTCGTGAAAAAGGAGAAATTCAGCGAAGCCTCCGTATTCTACAATATGGTGCTTAGCCGCGATACCATTGTAAACAACCTCAAACGCTTCCTCGAAAAGGCGCAGAAACGGCTCGAACGCGCCCAGCGCGTGTCGGCGGACAGCCCCGCCGTTCAGGAACTTACCGCTCAGGTTGCGACCCTCGAAGCGTACATCGCGGCAATGGCGCCCGTCGAAGACTATACTGCCGACCTCATGGCGCGCAACGCCCGCAACTATATGCTTACCGAGCGCGACTTCGAAAGCTTCTGGTCGTACTGGCAGATGCTCAAAACATACCCCAACCACCAGAGCATTGAAGACTTCTACATGGCGGCGATTGTCGGCGCGTTCAAAATCGGCAAGAGCGACGTTATGTTCAAACTGTGCGAGGAATATGTAAAGAATTATCCCGACGGCACATACGTCAAGGCGGTCGAACTGCAAATCGCCCAGTACTATTTGAAGAAGAAGGATTACCCCGCATTCTTCCAGCTCGCAAAGAAATTCATCGCCGAAAATCCCGACGAACCGCCGTACTCGCAAGACTTCATCTTCCTCATGGGCAAGACTTGGCTCGACATGCAGAAGTACGACGAACTCACAAAGACTTTCGAAAAATACGCAAAAGACAACCCCGACACCGCGATTTCAGAGGGCTGCCTCTACTGGTCGGGTATAGCGTACCTCGCAAAGGGCGACTTCAAGAACGCCATGCGCGTGCTCGTGAGAATGATTGACGACTTCCCGAACGGCATGTACGCCGAAGACGGCATGTACCGCCGCGGCGTTGCGGCTTTCGGCGCGGGAGACTTCAACATTGCCCGCGACACCCTCGAAGACTTCACCGCCCGCTACGCAAATAGCCAGCTTCGCGGCGAAGTAGAGTTCTTCCTCGGCGACATTTACGCAAACAACGCCGAAGCGGAGCTTGCGATGAAGCACTACATGAATGTGGAAAAATACACCAAGAACCAAAGCTTTATCGACAACGCCTACACGCAGGCGGCAAAACTGCTCCACAACCTCGAAAAATACGACGAGGAAATCGCGCTGATGGACTCCTATCTTGCGAAATTCCCCAAGGGAATCTGCTCGGAGGCGTCGTTCAATAAGGCGAAGGCACTGGAAATCAACGGCCTTGCGTCCGACGCGCTCGCGCTCTACGGCTCGGCAATCGAAAAGTACGGCGCGGTTAAGACAGACGACGGCGTCGACAAAATGATTCTCGACTACGACAGAATGTACAAGGAGAACGAGGCAAAGCTCGCCGCAACCGTCGAGTTCCTCAAAAAACTCATGGCCGACAAGGCTCTCCTCCAAGACATGGTCGCCGTTCCCGCAAAACGCTACCGCTATTTTCAGGACAACCCGAAAATCGACAAACGCCTCTACGAAAAATTCAAGCGCGACAAGGCTTTCGATGAAAAACTCTACACCGACAAAACCGTCCTCCAAAAACTTCTCGACCGCTACACCGCGCAAATCGCGAAGTACCCCAAGGGCGGCACGGAAAAAGTGTTCGGCGAAATGCTCAAACGCGCAAAGGCGGCCAAGAACGACACTCTTGTATACCGCCTCATGATGGGCTTGGATTCAATCGGCAAGCCCGTCAAGGACGACAAAATGTTCAACGCCGACGACATCAAGAAAGCTTCGGTGCGCACTCTCGTCTGGATTTCCAACGTAAACGAAAAATACGGCGCCGAACCCGCCCGCAAGGCTCTGAAAGAGGCGATAGACCGCGACGAGTTCGAATACCTCATCGACGCGCTCTTCGCCTCCGCCCAGCTCGAACAACGCTTCGCGGCAAAGGGGCAGGGCAAATGGGAGGACGCCGTCAAATTCTACGAGGAAGTGGAAGACCAGTTCCCGTCGGACCCGCGCGCGGCGGAGGCCGTTCTGCGCAAGGCGGAAGTTCTCACAAAGCTCGGCAAACGCGCCGCGGCTATAAAGTGCTACGAGCAGATTCTCAAATCTCCGTCGTGGCGCGGCGAAGCCTACGCCGAAGCTCTTTACAGGCTCGGAACAATCGCCAAGCACGACAAGAAGCCCGACACCGCGCTGATGTACTTCGACCGCTGCTATCTGGGCTACGCAAACTGCTACAAATGGACGGGCAAGGCTCTCCTTTCCGCCGCGCAGCTGCTCGCCAACCGCAACGAAATTGCAAAGGCGAAAGAGCTGTGCGACGAATTCCTCGACAACAAGCTCAACGAGCAGTCGCCCGACTACGCCGAAATTAAACAATTCCGCAAAACATTATAG
- a CDS encoding Bax inhibitor-1 family protein encodes MENRDTFETPFERNAEASYARSVFMKKTYVNLAFALVAFAACEAFLLHWQPAVELAQTMVSGRNWLVVLLVFMGISWLASSWAVQPASVGKQYAGLYLYVLAESVVFLPLLILAEAIAPDTIGQAAILTLSLSGGITAYAFISGKNFSFLGSFLTMGFFVALGIIVCALIFGFQLGLWFSVAMAVFAAIALLYQTSAIIHQYHNDQYVAAALGLFASIAMLFWYILQILLNNRR; translated from the coding sequence ATGGAAAACAGAGACACATTCGAAACCCCGTTCGAACGGAACGCAGAGGCGTCCTACGCGCGCTCGGTGTTCATGAAAAAGACATACGTCAACTTGGCGTTCGCGCTCGTGGCGTTCGCTGCGTGCGAGGCGTTCCTGCTGCACTGGCAGCCCGCAGTAGAGCTTGCGCAGACGATGGTTTCGGGGCGCAACTGGCTTGTGGTGCTGCTTGTATTCATGGGGATTTCGTGGCTTGCGAGCAGCTGGGCGGTTCAGCCGGCGTCGGTCGGCAAGCAGTACGCGGGGCTGTACCTGTACGTTCTGGCAGAATCCGTCGTATTCCTGCCGCTGCTGATTTTGGCGGAGGCAATCGCGCCCGACACAATCGGGCAGGCGGCGATTCTCACGCTTTCGCTTTCGGGCGGCATAACGGCGTACGCGTTCATTTCGGGCAAAAACTTCTCGTTCCTCGGCTCGTTTTTGACGATGGGCTTTTTCGTGGCGCTGGGAATAATCGTGTGCGCGCTGATTTTCGGCTTCCAGCTTGGGTTGTGGTTCTCGGTCGCGATGGCGGTTTTTGCGGCAATCGCCCTGCTCTACCAGACGAGCGCGATTATCCACCAATACCACAACGACCAGTACGTAGCGGCGGCGCTGGGGCTTTTTGCGTCAATCGCGATGCTGTTCTGGTACATTTTGCAGATACTGCTCAACAACCGCAGATAG
- a CDS encoding phosphatidylcholine/phosphatidylserine synthase, producing the protein MKNEQKNVHQESKIYILPNAFTAGNLFFGFLSIVLCIQGKFNSDSARESLTQIAALITPSSSEIANSTGYYLLAILCILAACFCDALDGRVARMSGKTSLFGKEFDSLADSISFGVAPCLLMFFLVLQPIEGMKDSYSNFLKNTGWLIGFIYLLCASIRLARFNVLTNPYILGHEKYEHGDYFSGLPAPAAAGTVASIALTMLSLNLEGIIPILLIPLMLLIAWFMVSNIPYPSFKHVNWTASMRFRSFVAFVIAVMLIVILREYSFAILFLAYVFYAPLKYAPRGLRIISYKFKKIRNK; encoded by the coding sequence ATGAAAAACGAACAAAAAAACGTACATCAGGAAAGCAAAATCTACATTCTTCCCAACGCGTTCACCGCAGGCAACCTGTTCTTCGGCTTTCTGTCGATTGTCCTGTGCATACAGGGCAAGTTCAATTCGGACTCCGCCCGCGAGTCGCTGACGCAAATAGCCGCGCTCATCACGCCGAGCAGCTCGGAAATCGCAAACAGCACGGGCTACTACCTGCTCGCCATTCTCTGCATTCTCGCGGCGTGCTTCTGCGACGCCCTCGACGGCCGCGTTGCGCGAATGAGCGGAAAAACATCGCTCTTCGGCAAGGAGTTCGACTCGCTCGCCGACAGCATTTCGTTCGGCGTCGCGCCCTGCCTGCTGATGTTCTTCCTCGTGCTCCAGCCCATAGAGGGCATGAAAGATTCCTACTCCAATTTTCTCAAAAATACGGGCTGGCTGATAGGATTTATCTACCTGCTCTGCGCCTCGATTAGGCTTGCGCGCTTCAACGTGCTCACAAACCCCTACATTTTGGGGCACGAAAAATACGAGCACGGCGACTATTTTTCGGGGCTTCCCGCGCCGGCGGCGGCGGGCACGGTGGCGTCAATCGCCCTTACAATGCTCAGCCTCAACTTGGAGGGCATTATCCCGATTCTGCTCATTCCGCTCATGCTTTTGATTGCGTGGTTCATGGTAAGCAACATTCCGTATCCGTCGTTCAAGCACGTCAACTGGACGGCGAGCATGCGCTTCCGCTCGTTCGTGGCGTTCGTAATCGCCGTGATGCTCATCGTAATTCTGCGCGAGTACAGTTTTGCGATTCTCTTCCTCGCGTACGTTTTCTACGCGCCACTCAAATACGCGCCGCGCGGACTCAGGATAATTTCGTATAAATTCAAAAAAATCCGGAACAAATAA